Proteins encoded by one window of Nitrincola iocasae:
- the lgt gene encoding prolipoprotein diacylglyceryl transferase, whose amino-acid sequence MWMHSIDPVALQLGPIQIHWYGLMYVIGFAAAWWLGNRRAAKPDSGWTEQQVADLVFWGAVGVVLGGRAGYVLFYNFDYFLTDPLWLFAIWEGGMSFHGGLMGVIVTLIIFSHRYQKNLFDMGDFVAPLIPIGLGAGRLGNFIGGELWGRATDQSWGVIFPAAGDGLARHPSQLYQMLLEGVALFVLLWWFSSKPRPRMAVSGLFLMLYASFRMLVEFVREPDEQLGFVAFNWLTMGQVLSLPMLLAGAFMMIYAYRGVKR is encoded by the coding sequence ATGTGGATGCATTCGATAGACCCAGTTGCCTTGCAGTTGGGCCCGATTCAAATACATTGGTATGGGCTGATGTATGTCATAGGTTTTGCGGCAGCCTGGTGGCTAGGTAATCGCCGTGCCGCAAAGCCTGACTCAGGCTGGACTGAACAGCAGGTGGCGGATCTTGTTTTCTGGGGTGCTGTCGGCGTGGTGTTGGGTGGGCGAGCCGGTTATGTGCTCTTCTATAATTTTGACTATTTTCTCACTGATCCACTGTGGTTATTTGCCATCTGGGAAGGTGGGATGTCATTTCATGGTGGTTTAATGGGGGTGATTGTTACCCTGATTATTTTTTCACACCGCTATCAGAAAAACCTGTTCGATATGGGGGATTTTGTCGCTCCATTGATACCCATTGGGCTGGGTGCTGGTCGTCTGGGTAATTTCATTGGTGGCGAACTCTGGGGGCGAGCCACTGATCAGAGTTGGGGGGTGATCTTTCCCGCGGCGGGCGATGGTCTGGCCCGCCATCCGTCACAGCTCTATCAAATGCTCCTGGAAGGTGTGGCGTTGTTTGTGCTGCTTTGGTGGTTTTCGTCCAAACCACGGCCTCGTATGGCTGTTTCCGGTTTGTTTCTAATGCTTTATGCAAGCTTTCGTATGCTGGTGGAATTTGTGCGTGAGCCGGATGAACAACTGGGCTTTGTTGCGTTCAATTGGTTGACAATGGGGCAGGTGTTATCTCTGCCGATGTTGCTGGCAGGTGCATTTATGATGATCTATGCCTATCGGGGCGTAAAGCGCTAA
- a CDS encoding sulfite exporter TauE/SafE family protein, with translation MLMTLILYLVLGAFAGLAAGLFGIGGGLLIVPVLVFSFELQGVPVEVLTHMAVATSLATICFTSVSSIRAHQKRGAVAWPLFKPLAVGIVFGALIGVNTAVMLPGYLLQIALGLFVILVATQMAFNLQPPKGSDAPGKKELVFSGGLIGWASSIFGIGGGTLTVPYLSWRRQEMRVAVATSAACGLPIALMGSVTNIWVGWGYPELPAWSLGYVYLPAFAGIIISSTPFAKLGARLAHSLPQAVLKKCFAVFLLLVGLRFLLSNL, from the coding sequence ATGTTGATGACCTTGATCCTCTATCTGGTGCTGGGAGCGTTTGCCGGTTTGGCGGCTGGCTTGTTTGGCATAGGTGGCGGCCTGTTGATTGTTCCTGTACTGGTGTTTAGTTTTGAGCTACAGGGTGTACCTGTCGAGGTGTTGACACATATGGCTGTTGCCACCTCACTGGCCACAATTTGCTTCACCTCTGTGAGTTCAATTCGCGCGCATCAGAAGCGTGGCGCAGTTGCCTGGCCACTGTTTAAACCGCTTGCTGTCGGGATAGTTTTCGGTGCATTAATAGGTGTGAATACGGCAGTAATGCTACCGGGGTATTTGTTGCAGATAGCCCTGGGGCTCTTTGTGATCCTGGTTGCTACGCAGATGGCATTTAATCTCCAGCCCCCTAAGGGATCGGACGCGCCGGGCAAAAAGGAATTGGTTTTCTCGGGTGGTCTGATTGGCTGGGCATCCTCCATCTTTGGGATAGGTGGCGGTACGTTGACTGTGCCTTACCTGAGTTGGCGACGCCAAGAGATGCGCGTGGCGGTAGCAACCTCGGCTGCTTGTGGTTTACCGATTGCGTTAATGGGGTCTGTTACTAATATCTGGGTGGGTTGGGGCTACCCTGAGCTTCCGGCCTGGAGTCTGGGATATGTCTACTTGCCGGCATTTGCAGGAATCATTATTAGCAGTACCCCCTTTGCTAAGTTGGGAGCACGTTTGGCGCACAGTTTGCCTCAGGCCGTATTGAAGAAGTGTTTTGCTGTGTTCCTGCTGTTGGTAGGTCTGCGGTTTCTATTAAGTAATTTATAA